From a region of the Listeria monocytogenes ATCC 19117 genome:
- a CDS encoding MurR/RpiR family transcriptional regulator, giving the protein MSNGSIINRIEGILNDLPKSEKKIGQAVLANPEFTTTASIHKLAQQADASGAAVIRFCKSIGLQSFPELKRQLSLDLAQPQKKGYYDIEPNEDFHTITEKLVSNMIQTMNDTASQLDEAKVLEACELLGEADTIYTYGVGASWLVAEDISQKWLRAGKHVLATQDAHVLAMAFATGKKKAVFIAISNSGETSEVLQLVDQAKLNNVIVISLTRFGSNKLKEKADLSLETSRAPEAEIRSTATSSRQAQLLVIDILFYYYASHHYDEMIQQIKHSREATNRFRE; this is encoded by the coding sequence ATGAGTAATGGTAGTATTATCAATCGAATAGAAGGTATTTTAAATGATTTGCCGAAGTCAGAGAAAAAAATTGGCCAAGCAGTATTAGCAAATCCAGAATTTACAACTACTGCATCGATTCATAAACTAGCTCAACAAGCAGATGCAAGCGGTGCGGCCGTTATCCGTTTCTGTAAATCAATCGGACTTCAAAGTTTTCCAGAACTAAAAAGACAATTATCATTAGATTTGGCTCAACCGCAAAAGAAAGGCTATTATGATATTGAACCAAATGAAGATTTTCATACCATCACAGAAAAACTAGTTTCTAACATGATTCAAACGATGAACGATACGGCTAGCCAACTAGATGAAGCCAAAGTTTTAGAGGCATGCGAATTACTCGGCGAAGCAGATACTATTTATACATACGGGGTCGGGGCTTCTTGGTTAGTAGCAGAAGATATTTCGCAAAAGTGGCTGCGTGCAGGGAAACATGTTTTAGCTACGCAAGATGCACATGTTCTAGCAATGGCTTTTGCAACGGGGAAGAAGAAAGCCGTTTTTATTGCTATTTCTAACAGTGGAGAAACATCAGAAGTCTTGCAACTCGTAGATCAAGCCAAACTGAACAACGTCATTGTTATTAGTCTTACACGTTTTGGTAGCAATAAGCTGAAGGAAAAAGCAGATTTATCTTTAGAAACTTCTCGTGCTCCAGAAGCTGAAATTAGAAGTACCGCAACAAGTTCAAGACAAGCGCAATTGCTAGTAATTGACATTTTATTTTACTATTATGCATCCCATCACTACGACGAAATGATTCAACAAATTAAACATTCTCGAGAGGCCACGAATCGTTTTAGAGAATAA
- the murQ gene encoding N-acetylmuramic acid 6-phosphate etherase, with translation MLENLATEERNEKTIDLDTLSPKEILAVMNEEDLTVPIAIKKVLPQIELIVSGVISCFQKGGRLIYLGAGTSGRLGVLDAAECVPTFGVSKEQVIGLIAGGEKAFVAAIEGAEDSKILGENDLKQIKLTANDFVIGIAASGRTPYVIGALDYAKSVGAKTGAISCNANAKISAHADIAVEVVTGAEILTGSTRLKAGTAQKLVLNMISTASMVGIGKVYKNLMVDVLPTNKKLEERSKRIIMEATEADYETANKFYEAAEKHVKVAIVMILTNSTKEIALEKLSEAKGFVRNTIQK, from the coding sequence ATGTTAGAGAATTTAGCAACAGAAGAACGAAATGAAAAAACGATTGACTTAGACACACTTTCTCCAAAAGAAATTTTAGCAGTAATGAATGAAGAAGATTTAACAGTTCCAATAGCTATAAAAAAGGTCTTACCTCAAATCGAGTTAATTGTAAGCGGTGTCATCTCGTGCTTTCAAAAAGGTGGCCGTTTGATTTATCTTGGTGCCGGAACAAGTGGAAGATTAGGAGTACTTGATGCAGCTGAATGTGTTCCAACTTTCGGGGTCTCAAAGGAGCAGGTCATTGGCTTAATCGCAGGTGGTGAAAAAGCTTTTGTAGCTGCAATAGAAGGTGCGGAAGATTCAAAAATACTTGGCGAAAACGACTTAAAGCAAATTAAGTTAACTGCAAACGATTTTGTTATTGGTATTGCTGCAAGTGGTAGAACGCCTTATGTAATTGGCGCACTTGATTACGCCAAATCTGTCGGGGCTAAAACCGGAGCAATTTCTTGTAATGCTAATGCAAAAATTTCAGCGCACGCCGATATAGCCGTAGAAGTTGTGACCGGAGCAGAAATTTTAACAGGTTCTACTAGGTTAAAAGCAGGAACAGCTCAGAAACTAGTATTAAATATGATTTCAACAGCTTCAATGGTTGGAATTGGAAAAGTGTATAAAAATTTGATGGTGGACGTTTTACCAACAAATAAAAAATTAGAAGAGCGCTCTAAACGAATTATTATGGAAGCTACAGAGGCTGATTACGAAACAGCAAATAAATTTTATGAAGCAGCTGAAAAACATGTCAAAGTTGCCATTGTCATGATCTTAACCAATTCAACCAAAGAAATAGCGTTAGAAAAATTAAGTGAAGCAAAAGGGTTTGTTCGAAACACCATTCAAAAATAA
- the tsf gene encoding translation elongation factor Ts, which produces MANITAQMVKELREKTGAGMMDCKKALVETEGDMEKAIDYLREKGIAKAAKKSDRVASEGMTHVISNEKHAVVLEVNAETDFVAKNDNFQQLVDALAKQILAVRPDTLEDALKTEMPNGQTVQDYITEAITKIGENISLRRFEVKEKADNSAFGEYIHMNGRIGVLTLLEGTTDTTVAKDVAMHIAAINPKYISREDVSTEEVEHEKEVLTQQALNEGKPANIVEKMVEGRLKKYLSEISLEDQPFVKNPDITVGDYVKQSGGKVVSFVRFEVGEGIEKKEDNFVEEVMSQVKK; this is translated from the coding sequence ATGGCTAATATTACAGCTCAAATGGTAAAAGAATTACGCGAAAAAACTGGTGCTGGTATGATGGATTGTAAAAAAGCGCTTGTAGAAACAGAAGGAGATATGGAAAAAGCAATTGACTATCTTCGTGAAAAAGGAATCGCTAAAGCTGCGAAAAAATCTGATCGTGTTGCTTCTGAAGGTATGACTCATGTAATCAGCAATGAAAAACATGCCGTAGTACTTGAAGTAAATGCTGAAACAGATTTCGTTGCTAAAAACGATAACTTCCAACAATTAGTTGACGCTTTAGCTAAACAAATTCTTGCAGTTCGTCCAGATACCTTAGAAGATGCGCTTAAAACAGAAATGCCTAATGGTCAAACTGTTCAAGACTACATCACTGAAGCAATTACAAAAATCGGTGAAAACATTTCCCTTCGTCGTTTTGAAGTAAAAGAAAAAGCAGACAACTCTGCTTTCGGTGAATACATCCACATGAACGGACGTATTGGTGTTCTTACACTTCTTGAAGGAACTACTGATACTACTGTTGCAAAAGACGTTGCAATGCACATCGCTGCAATCAACCCTAAATACATTTCTCGTGAAGACGTTTCTACTGAAGAAGTGGAACACGAAAAAGAAGTATTAACTCAACAAGCGTTAAACGAAGGCAAACCAGCTAATATCGTTGAAAAAATGGTAGAAGGCCGTTTGAAAAAATATCTAAGCGAAATTTCCTTAGAAGACCAACCTTTCGTTAAAAACCCAGACATCACTGTAGGTGACTACGTGAAACAAAGCGGTGGTAAAGTTGTATCATTCGTACGTTTCGAAGTAGGCGAAGGAATCGAGAAAAAAGAAGATAACTTTGTTGAAGAAGTAATGAGCCAAGTGAAAAAATAA
- a CDS encoding PTS transporter subunit EIIC, whose amino-acid sequence MTKEAEIGKQIFIHVGGMENVSRIAHCMTRVRLGIVDSDLVDVAGLKKVPGVIGVVEDDTLQIIVGPGVVNKVAGAMAEMAGVKIGETIQENLDSGTKTGKELVEEKASKTKAELKAKQNNSSGFKRLLKSISNIFVPLIPGFVGAGLIAGIAAIISNNITAGNLDAAVWTQYIDILGVINKGIFAFLAIYVGINTANEFGGTPVLGGGIAGITLLSGLAEGHTITNIFTGDPIVAGQGGIIGVLLAVWLMCVLEKNLRKIIPNAIDIIFTPTLVLLIIGLVTIFLIMPFAGLVSDGLVNGINWVIEVGGVFAGFVLGTLFLPMVMFGLHQVLTPIHVEMIAQNGYTILLPILAMAGGGQVGAAIALWIRCRKNKPLVNMIKGGLPVGILGIGEPLIYGVTIPLGKPFLTACLGGGIGGAVIGYFGNVGAIAIGPSGVALIPLIANNEWLSYVIGLIAAYLGGFILTYFFGTPKDAMNSVEL is encoded by the coding sequence ATGACAAAAGAAGCAGAAATTGGAAAACAAATATTTATTCATGTCGGTGGAATGGAAAACGTTTCAAGAATTGCACATTGTATGACACGAGTTCGATTGGGGATAGTTGATAGTGACCTTGTTGATGTAGCTGGATTAAAAAAAGTTCCGGGTGTTATCGGTGTTGTAGAAGATGATACTTTACAGATTATTGTTGGACCAGGAGTTGTGAACAAAGTGGCCGGCGCAATGGCAGAAATGGCTGGTGTTAAAATTGGCGAAACGATTCAAGAAAATTTGGATAGCGGCACAAAAACTGGTAAGGAATTAGTCGAAGAAAAAGCATCCAAAACAAAAGCTGAATTAAAAGCAAAACAAAATAATTCATCTGGTTTTAAAAGATTACTAAAATCAATCTCTAATATTTTTGTTCCACTAATTCCGGGTTTTGTTGGAGCGGGATTAATTGCTGGTATTGCAGCAATTATTTCTAATAATATAACAGCTGGAAATTTAGATGCTGCTGTTTGGACTCAATATATTGATATTTTAGGAGTTATTAATAAAGGAATATTTGCCTTCTTAGCTATTTATGTAGGGATTAATACCGCGAATGAATTTGGTGGAACACCTGTACTCGGTGGTGGAATCGCTGGGATAACATTGCTTTCCGGATTAGCAGAAGGACATACAATTACAAACATTTTCACGGGGGATCCTATCGTAGCCGGACAGGGTGGGATTATTGGCGTATTATTAGCAGTTTGGTTAATGTGCGTACTTGAAAAAAACTTGCGCAAAATCATCCCGAATGCGATAGATATTATTTTTACGCCAACGCTTGTATTACTTATTATTGGTTTAGTAACTATTTTCTTAATTATGCCTTTTGCAGGACTTGTATCAGATGGTTTAGTTAATGGTATTAATTGGGTAATCGAAGTTGGAGGAGTATTCGCAGGTTTTGTGCTAGGGACGTTATTCTTACCAATGGTTATGTTTGGGTTACATCAAGTTTTAACACCCATCCATGTAGAAATGATTGCTCAAAATGGTTATACTATCTTACTTCCTATTCTAGCTATGGCAGGTGGCGGACAAGTTGGTGCAGCAATCGCGCTTTGGATTCGTTGTCGTAAAAATAAACCACTAGTAAATATGATTAAAGGGGGCCTTCCGGTTGGAATTTTAGGTATCGGTGAACCATTAATTTATGGGGTAACAATACCACTTGGGAAACCTTTTCTTACAGCTTGTCTCGGAGGCGGTATCGGTGGGGCAGTAATCGGCTACTTTGGTAACGTCGGAGCAATTGCAATCGGCCCATCAGGAGTTGCACTTATCCCACTAATCGCGAATAATGAATGGCTTTCTTACGTCATCGGATTAATTGCAGCATATTTAGGTGGATTCATTTTAACTTATTTCTTTGGTACACCAAAAGACGCAATGAATAGCGTAGAATTGTAA
- a CDS encoding Lmo1656 family SNX6-recruiting virulence factor, with protein MNRKMRLLKGLMAFIVGVSIIATPIITVYAASNKVAISMNRRAVNGATNGKYHSLNKGTVKLKVSAKGFGNSNSNSWVTLHKEKFGIDDYFGRVSISSGKNYFYKNKTKEFPTKANAKSSKYYLKAEKAMDWYTVKIEGTISN; from the coding sequence ATGAACAGAAAGATGAGATTATTAAAAGGACTAATGGCTTTCATTGTAGGTGTAAGCATTATAGCAACCCCAATTATTACAGTCTACGCAGCAAGTAATAAAGTAGCCATTTCGATGAACCGTCGAGCTGTAAATGGTGCTACAAATGGAAAATATCATTCATTGAACAAAGGAACGGTTAAATTGAAAGTTTCGGCTAAAGGTTTCGGGAATAGTAACTCCAACTCGTGGGTAACTTTGCACAAAGAGAAATTTGGAATAGATGATTATTTTGGCAGAGTCAGTATTTCTTCAGGAAAGAATTATTTTTATAAAAATAAGACAAAAGAATTTCCAACAAAAGCAAATGCGAAATCAAGTAAATACTATTTAAAAGCTGAAAAAGCGATGGATTGGTACACAGTGAAAATCGAAGGAACCATTAGTAACTAA
- a CDS encoding ABC transporter ATP-binding protein, with amino-acid sequence MEAMNEQDEMLVMSGKEHREVLKRMLSYTKYHIPSLIWTGVLVLLVTLADVFAPILIKIFLDDYLTPMNLEMQALLILGAGYLGLTIGKSVVWYFQLLFFQKIALEIVQQMRIDIFTKLHSLGMRYFDKTPAGSIVSRVTNDTEAVKDMFINVLSTAIQSLFMLVGIYAAMFALNVQLALYSLLLFPLIVFIIFVYRKYSSQFYRARREKLSQLNAKIAESISGMSIVQQFNQERRLVKEFEKINKDYYDVGMKNIKFNALLLGPAIDLIYALAVVIILSFFGAESLIGPVAIGTIYAFISYFDRFLEAIYNVMERLAMYQEAITAASRVFRIMDETEEVPAQLNDPEAKITRAKIEFKDVSFAYEGGRDVLKNISFTAEPGQTVALVGHTGSGKSSIINLMMRFYEFERGDILIDGKSIKSHEITELRKKTGLVLQDSFMFYGDINTNIRLYDKSITDEQIVDAAKFVQADGFIQTLSDEYNHKVIERGASFSSGQRQLISFARTVVTNPQILVLDEATANIDTETESLIQTGLKRMREGRTTIAIAHRLSTIKDADLILVLSKGRIIERGTHDTLIAEEGVYHSMYQLQNSGMDLDEAL; translated from the coding sequence ATGGAAGCGATGAATGAACAAGATGAAATGTTAGTGATGTCCGGTAAAGAACATCGCGAGGTTTTAAAAAGAATGCTTAGTTATACCAAATATCATATTCCGAGTTTGATTTGGACAGGTGTGCTTGTTCTTCTCGTAACGCTTGCGGATGTCTTTGCACCAATCTTGATTAAGATATTTTTGGATGATTATTTAACACCGATGAATTTGGAAATGCAGGCTTTGCTAATTCTTGGTGCGGGATATTTGGGACTTACGATTGGGAAATCAGTTGTTTGGTATTTCCAACTGCTGTTCTTCCAAAAAATCGCGCTTGAAATTGTGCAACAAATGCGGATTGATATTTTTACAAAACTTCATTCGCTAGGTATGCGTTATTTTGACAAAACGCCTGCAGGAAGCATTGTGTCGCGCGTGACAAATGATACCGAAGCGGTGAAAGATATGTTTATTAATGTGCTTTCAACAGCGATCCAAAGTTTGTTTATGCTTGTAGGGATTTATGCGGCGATGTTTGCGCTCAATGTTCAATTAGCGTTATATAGTTTGCTGTTATTCCCACTTATTGTCTTTATTATTTTTGTTTACCGGAAATACAGTTCGCAGTTTTACCGGGCGAGACGAGAAAAATTAAGTCAATTAAATGCAAAAATTGCTGAGTCGATTTCAGGAATGTCGATAGTTCAACAATTTAATCAAGAGCGTCGTTTAGTAAAAGAATTTGAGAAAATCAATAAAGATTACTATGACGTCGGAATGAAAAATATCAAATTTAATGCGCTATTACTTGGACCGGCGATTGATTTGATTTACGCGTTGGCTGTAGTGATTATTCTTAGTTTCTTTGGTGCAGAGTCATTAATAGGACCGGTAGCGATTGGTACAATTTATGCCTTTATTAGTTACTTTGATCGTTTTTTAGAAGCGATTTATAATGTAATGGAACGGCTAGCAATGTATCAAGAGGCGATTACGGCGGCTTCCCGAGTATTTCGTATTATGGATGAAACAGAAGAAGTGCCAGCCCAATTGAACGATCCAGAGGCAAAAATCACACGCGCTAAAATTGAGTTTAAAGATGTTTCGTTTGCTTATGAAGGTGGGCGTGACGTTCTTAAAAATATTAGCTTTACGGCTGAACCAGGACAAACGGTGGCGCTTGTTGGCCATACTGGGAGCGGGAAAAGTTCCATTATCAATTTAATGATGCGTTTTTATGAATTTGAACGTGGCGATATTTTAATTGATGGTAAGTCGATTAAGTCTCACGAAATTACAGAACTGCGTAAGAAAACTGGACTAGTTTTGCAAGATAGTTTTATGTTTTATGGGGATATTAATACAAATATTCGCCTCTACGATAAAAGCATTACAGATGAACAAATTGTGGATGCTGCGAAATTTGTTCAAGCGGATGGCTTTATTCAAACATTATCCGATGAGTACAACCATAAAGTGATTGAGCGAGGGGCTTCGTTTTCAAGTGGGCAAAGACAGCTGATTTCATTTGCCAGAACGGTTGTGACGAATCCGCAAATTCTCGTTTTAGACGAAGCGACAGCGAATATTGATACTGAAACAGAAAGCTTAATTCAAACTGGGTTAAAACGAATGAGAGAAGGACGTACGACGATTGCGATTGCGCATCGACTTTCGACAATTAAGGATGCCGATTTAATTTTAGTTTTATCTAAAGGACGAATTATTGAACGTGGTACACATGATACACTAATCGCAGAAGAAGGAGTGTACCATTCCATGTATCAATTACAAAATAGCGGAATGGATTTAGACGAAGCACTTTAA
- a CDS encoding matrixin family metalloprotease: MKKIISLLVAFVCLWSILLPGHEADAAAKINSWDLVDSSKHLDYSGNSKYMSFIRSGANTWNAYKKGVIRPASGANKSDVYCSDISANNNINATTYSNGKITFNKKNMDKKNNAGKQNVATHELGHGLRLGHNASSDVMYQYSTSKTTLSTNDKQSYDAAYKKY, translated from the coding sequence ATGAAAAAAATTATATCATTATTAGTAGCATTTGTATGTTTGTGGAGTATTTTACTTCCAGGACATGAAGCAGATGCAGCGGCAAAAATCAATAGCTGGGACTTAGTAGATTCTAGTAAACACCTAGATTACTCGGGGAATTCAAAGTATATGTCATTTATTCGATCTGGCGCTAATACTTGGAATGCTTATAAAAAAGGAGTTATTAGACCAGCTTCAGGAGCGAATAAATCAGACGTATATTGTAGTGATATTTCAGCCAATAATAATATCAATGCAACGACTTATAGTAACGGGAAAATTACTTTTAACAAGAAAAATATGGATAAAAAAAATAATGCTGGGAAACAAAATGTTGCTACACATGAGTTGGGACATGGCTTGCGACTCGGGCATAATGCTTCTAGTGACGTAATGTATCAGTATAGCACGTCCAAAACTACTTTATCTACAAATGATAAACAATCCTATGATGCAGCATATAAAAAATATTAA
- the rpsB gene encoding 30S ribosomal protein S2, translating into MPVISMKQLLEAGVHFGHQTRRWNPKMKKYIFTERNGIYIIDLQKTVKKVDEAFNFMREVASDNGTILFVGTKKQAQESVRDEAIRSGQYFVNHRWLGGTLTNFETIQKRIQHLKKIERMEADGTFEVLPKKEVVLLKKEQEKLERFLGGIKDMKGLPDALFIVDPRKERIAVAEARKLHIPIIGIVDTNCDPDEIDYVIPANDDAIRAVKLLTAKMADAIIEVNQGEELTEAEVAPVEEKATEETTEA; encoded by the coding sequence ATGCCTGTTATTTCAATGAAACAATTACTCGAAGCAGGAGTTCACTTCGGCCACCAAACTCGCCGTTGGAACCCAAAAATGAAGAAATATATCTTCACAGAAAGAAATGGTATTTATATCATTGACCTACAAAAAACAGTGAAAAAAGTAGACGAAGCTTTCAACTTCATGCGTGAAGTAGCTAGCGACAACGGAACTATCCTGTTTGTAGGAACTAAAAAACAAGCTCAAGAATCCGTTCGCGACGAAGCTATCCGTTCTGGACAATATTTCGTGAATCATCGTTGGTTAGGTGGTACTTTAACTAACTTTGAAACTATTCAAAAACGTATTCAACACCTTAAAAAAATCGAAAGAATGGAAGCAGATGGAACTTTTGAAGTCCTTCCTAAAAAAGAAGTTGTCCTTCTTAAAAAAGAACAAGAAAAATTAGAACGCTTCTTAGGCGGAATCAAAGACATGAAAGGTCTTCCTGATGCATTATTCATCGTTGACCCACGCAAAGAACGTATTGCGGTTGCAGAAGCTCGTAAACTTCATATTCCTATCATCGGTATTGTTGATACAAACTGTGATCCGGATGAAATCGACTACGTAATCCCTGCAAATGATGACGCTATCCGCGCGGTTAAACTTTTAACTGCTAAAATGGCTGACGCTATCATTGAAGTGAACCAAGGGGAAGAGTTAACGGAAGCGGAAGTTGCTCCTGTAGAAGAAAAAGCTACAGAAGAAACTACTGAAGCATAA
- a CDS encoding ABC transporter ATP-binding protein encodes MKIYKALGWFFKENWKSYAFGVTILFTIALLQLVPPQIIGYTVDAVTNDSLTKDKLIKWMIILVVAAILAYGGRYVWRMLIFGSDNKLQRTLRLRLFEHFTKMSPFFFQRYRTGDLMAHATNDITAIQQVAGIGVLTLSDSVLTGGTVIATMAITIDWRLTLIALLPMPFMVLGSSILGKKLHDRFHGAQAAFSMLNDKTQESISGIKVTRTFGQEKEDIQDFAKQTKEVVQKNISVAKVDAMFDPMISIIVGISFVLSLGFGAKFVVDGELTIGQVIAFSNYLFLLIWPMLAFGFLYNIIQRGNASYDRVQHLLAEKEDVLDQEGALDTVPVGDLQVAMDKFTYPDESEPVLSDIHFELKAGETLGIVGRTGSGKTSLLKLLMREYDTYEGKIAFANVKIQDYTVRALREAIGYVPQDQFLFSTTVRDNIRFGKPDAPQEEVTKIAKLVAVDEDILGFENGYDTIVGERGVSLSGGQKQRLAIARALIMNPELLILDDALSAVDAKTEEQILANLKENRSDKTTIISAHRLSSVEHANLIIVIDKGQIVERGTHKELMALDGWYAEMFHEQQLEEALEEGGAADGSDE; translated from the coding sequence TTGAAAATTTATAAAGCATTGGGTTGGTTTTTTAAAGAAAATTGGAAATCTTATGCATTTGGAGTAACCATTTTGTTTACGATTGCGCTTTTACAGTTAGTTCCGCCGCAAATTATTGGCTATACGGTTGATGCCGTAACGAACGACTCACTGACAAAAGACAAATTGATTAAATGGATGATTATTCTAGTTGTAGCAGCGATTCTTGCATACGGTGGTCGCTATGTTTGGCGGATGTTAATTTTTGGTTCTGATAATAAATTACAACGCACTTTACGTTTACGATTATTTGAACATTTTACCAAGATGTCGCCATTTTTCTTTCAACGTTATCGTACTGGGGATTTAATGGCCCATGCGACGAATGATATTACAGCTATTCAACAAGTTGCGGGGATTGGCGTTTTGACCCTATCAGATTCTGTTCTAACAGGGGGAACGGTTATTGCGACAATGGCAATAACGATTGATTGGCGCCTAACCTTGATTGCATTACTTCCAATGCCGTTTATGGTACTCGGAAGTTCGATTTTAGGTAAAAAGTTGCACGACCGTTTCCACGGAGCACAAGCCGCTTTTTCAATGTTGAATGATAAAACGCAAGAGAGTATTTCTGGCATTAAAGTAACACGGACATTTGGACAAGAGAAAGAAGATATTCAAGATTTTGCAAAACAAACCAAAGAAGTCGTTCAAAAAAATATTTCTGTCGCTAAAGTGGATGCGATGTTTGATCCGATGATTTCCATTATTGTGGGGATTTCATTTGTTCTTTCACTAGGATTTGGCGCGAAATTCGTTGTGGATGGAGAGTTGACTATTGGACAAGTGATTGCTTTTTCGAACTACTTATTCTTATTAATTTGGCCGATGTTAGCATTTGGATTTTTGTACAATATTATTCAACGCGGGAATGCTTCTTATGATCGTGTGCAACATTTACTCGCCGAAAAAGAAGATGTACTTGACCAGGAGGGCGCACTAGATACGGTTCCAGTTGGGGACTTACAAGTTGCAATGGACAAATTTACCTATCCTGATGAGAGTGAACCAGTCTTGTCAGATATTCATTTTGAATTAAAAGCTGGGGAAACACTGGGTATTGTTGGTCGAACTGGTTCTGGGAAAACATCCTTATTAAAGCTTTTAATGCGAGAATATGATACGTATGAAGGTAAGATTGCTTTTGCTAACGTGAAAATTCAAGACTATACGGTTCGAGCTTTACGAGAAGCAATTGGCTATGTGCCGCAAGATCAGTTTTTATTCTCCACAACGGTACGAGATAATATTCGTTTTGGAAAACCAGATGCACCGCAAGAAGAAGTGACGAAGATTGCAAAGCTTGTGGCTGTAGATGAAGATATTCTTGGTTTTGAAAATGGCTATGATACGATTGTCGGCGAGCGCGGGGTTTCACTCTCTGGTGGTCAGAAGCAACGTCTTGCTATCGCACGAGCGCTAATTATGAATCCTGAATTGCTTATTTTAGATGATGCACTTTCGGCAGTAGATGCGAAAACAGAAGAACAAATTTTAGCTAATTTAAAAGAGAATCGTTCGGATAAAACGACAATCATTAGCGCACACAGACTTAGCTCTGTCGAACATGCGAATCTAATTATCGTGATTGATAAAGGGCAGATCGTGGAACGTGGAACGCATAAGGAACTAATGGCTTTAGATGGCTGGTATGCAGAAATGTTCCACGAGCAACAACTGGAAGAAGCACTAGAAGAAGGGGGTGCAGCAGATGGAAGCGATGAATGA
- a CDS encoding VanZ family protein: protein MLRFSGLVMTIALIVYIVFFLLRWLKRREKLEMIIFKTCLYVYACGVIKYTIFPLMLNAFLIEDTKIFVTGPYMNLIPFNSISEMFIAERESAAFQIVANIIMFVPLGMLLPLCYPKLRWKSVFAISFIATVGIELAQLLQDLIYQSPFKFVDIDDVILNFSGSIIGYMIFVMFRPLLRKMGLYPNV, encoded by the coding sequence ATGCTTAGATTTTCTGGATTAGTAATGACAATCGCTTTAATTGTATATATTGTCTTTTTCTTATTAAGATGGTTGAAAAGACGAGAAAAATTAGAGATGATTATCTTTAAAACATGTTTATATGTATATGCTTGTGGTGTAATCAAGTATACAATTTTTCCCCTTATGTTAAATGCTTTCTTGATAGAAGATACAAAAATATTTGTAACAGGCCCTTATATGAATTTAATTCCTTTTAATTCAATAAGTGAAATGTTTATTGCAGAAAGAGAATCCGCTGCTTTTCAAATAGTTGCAAATATTATTATGTTTGTTCCCCTTGGAATGCTTTTACCATTATGTTATCCAAAATTAAGATGGAAAAGTGTTTTTGCTATAAGTTTTATAGCAACCGTCGGGATTGAACTTGCTCAATTATTACAGGATCTTATTTATCAATCGCCCTTTAAGTTTGTCGATATTGATGATGTAATACTGAACTTTTCTGGGAGTATTATTGGATATATGATTTTTGTTATGTTTAGGCCTTTGTTAAGGAAAATGGGATTATACCCAAATGTATAA